In the Streptomyces fradiae ATCC 10745 = DSM 40063 genome, one interval contains:
- a CDS encoding erythromycin esterase family protein, giving the protein MSATERGPVVREVTSWLARNAMPLSGLVPGGDGSDLRALAGVLEGVRVVGLGEATHGTREFFQLKHRLLEYLVTELGFTVLAMEASASAAPAVDAYVRDGVGDPAKAITDLGFWTWRTEEVLAVVEWMRAYNRGRPSARRVRFAGVDPQRCGHSLARLEPVLRELMPDRSAGLLAPLRVLATAYPGALPDPRRRLVRDAEAVLDLLRGHASETNDALRDARILVRAADLVTRPRRDTCPERTAFAARDRCMADAVAELLTDPSARVAVWAHNGHVTTQRHDGAVPVLGRHLRDRYGDAYYALGLLFGSGAFRARRLRPGPWRRARFGAVAAHRIGPAPADCVEAWLAAAHPGDHLLDLRRAVTAPPAVRQWLGEPRPARSFGALAPRLTYRFHRSPVTLSQAYDGLAYIGVSSCSRPLPGP; this is encoded by the coding sequence ATGTCGGCGACGGAACGCGGTCCGGTGGTCCGTGAGGTGACGTCCTGGTTGGCGCGCAACGCCATGCCGTTGAGCGGTCTGGTACCGGGTGGTGACGGCTCCGACCTGCGGGCCCTCGCCGGTGTGCTCGAGGGCGTACGGGTGGTCGGCCTGGGCGAGGCGACCCACGGTACGCGTGAGTTCTTCCAGCTCAAGCACCGTCTGCTGGAGTACCTCGTCACGGAACTGGGCTTTACCGTCCTCGCCATGGAAGCGAGCGCATCGGCCGCACCGGCCGTCGACGCGTATGTGCGCGACGGCGTCGGCGACCCCGCCAAGGCCATCACGGACCTCGGTTTCTGGACCTGGCGGACCGAAGAGGTGCTGGCGGTGGTCGAGTGGATGCGCGCCTACAACCGCGGCCGGCCCTCGGCTCGGCGGGTGCGCTTCGCCGGCGTCGACCCCCAGCGTTGCGGTCACTCCCTGGCCCGCCTGGAACCGGTCCTGCGCGAGCTGATGCCGGATCGTTCGGCAGGGCTCCTGGCGCCTCTGCGGGTACTCGCCACGGCGTATCCCGGGGCACTGCCGGACCCCCGGCGGCGCCTGGTGCGCGATGCCGAGGCTGTGCTGGACCTCCTCCGCGGACACGCCTCCGAAACGAACGACGCCTTACGGGATGCCCGGATCCTGGTCCGGGCCGCCGACCTGGTGACACGCCCCCGACGCGACACGTGCCCCGAACGGACGGCCTTCGCCGCACGCGACCGGTGCATGGCGGACGCCGTCGCGGAACTCCTCACCGATCCGTCCGCCAGGGTCGCCGTCTGGGCGCACAACGGCCACGTCACCACACAGCGACACGACGGTGCGGTCCCCGTGCTGGGCCGGCACCTCCGCGACCGGTACGGAGACGCCTACTACGCGCTCGGTCTCCTGTTCGGCAGTGGTGCCTTCCGCGCCCGCCGTCTCCGGCCGGGCCCGTGGCGGCGCGCCCGGTTTGGCGCGGTCGCCGCCCACCGGATCGGTCCCGCCCCCGCGGACTGCGTGGAGGCGTGGCTCGCCGCCGCCCATCCCGGTGACCATCTGCTGGATCTCCGCCGGGCGGTCACCGCGCCGCCGGCCGTGCGGCAGTGGCTCGGTGAACCGCGTCCGGCGCGCAGCTTCGGGGCTTTGGCGCCCCGGCTGACCTACCGCTTCCACCGGAGCCCGGTGACCTTGTCGCAGGCGTACGACGGGCTGGCCTACATCGGTGTCTCCTCCTGCTCCCGCCCCCTTCCGGGGCCATGA
- a CDS encoding DUF4259 domain-containing protein translates to MGTWDIGPFDNDTAADFCGSLDEAAEGEREGVVRGALLRVVGTADYLEAPEGEEAVAAAALVAAQCPGGDPVDSAYGPEEPLPDLSALRGDAVQALDRVMTEPSELLELWAESDGGPWLASVRRLRDVLLVQEVAEGRHPSRAEGHSVR, encoded by the coding sequence ATGGGCACCTGGGACATCGGGCCGTTCGACAACGACACCGCCGCGGACTTCTGCGGCTCACTCGACGAGGCGGCGGAGGGAGAGCGGGAGGGCGTCGTCCGCGGCGCTCTCCTGAGGGTGGTCGGCACCGCCGACTACCTCGAGGCGCCCGAGGGGGAGGAGGCGGTGGCAGCCGCCGCGCTGGTCGCCGCGCAGTGCCCCGGCGGCGACCCGGTCGATTCCGCCTACGGGCCCGAGGAGCCCCTTCCCGATCTCTCGGCTCTGCGCGGTGACGCGGTGCAGGCCCTCGACCGGGTCATGACGGAGCCGTCCGAGCTGCTGGAGCTGTGGGCGGAGTCGGATGGCGGCCCCTGGCTCGCGAGCGTCCGCCGTCTGCGGGACGTACTCCTGGTTCAGGAGGTCGCGGAGGGCCGCCATCCGTCACGGGCGGAGGGTCACTCGGTGCGGTAG
- a CDS encoding RNA polymerase sigma factor has product MRNRFRRGDPDALGELYDEHARVLYRYALRVTGDWAEAEDVVSATFLEAWRGRGKLRPEGDGLRPWLLGIATNVMRRNARSRRRREVALARVPERGSVPDFADDLVTHLADAEHLRAAHAALARLRRRDREVFTLVVWAGLDYAAAAEALGVPVGTVRSRLSRARTRLRELTAREMRSATARPAAAP; this is encoded by the coding sequence ATGAGGAATCGCTTCCGCCGCGGGGACCCCGACGCCCTCGGCGAGCTGTACGACGAACACGCGCGGGTCCTGTACCGCTACGCGCTGCGGGTGACGGGCGACTGGGCGGAGGCGGAGGACGTCGTCTCGGCCACCTTCCTGGAGGCCTGGCGCGGCCGGGGGAAGCTGCGCCCCGAAGGGGACGGGCTGCGCCCGTGGCTGCTGGGCATCGCCACCAACGTCATGCGCCGCAACGCCCGGTCGCGGCGGCGGCGGGAGGTCGCGCTCGCCCGCGTACCGGAGCGCGGCTCCGTCCCGGACTTCGCCGACGACCTCGTCACGCACCTGGCCGACGCCGAGCACCTGCGGGCCGCGCACGCCGCCCTGGCCCGGCTGCGCCGCCGCGACCGGGAGGTCTTCACCCTCGTGGTGTGGGCGGGCCTGGACTACGCGGCCGCGGCCGAGGCGCTCGGGGTGCCCGTCGGCACGGTCCGCTCCCGGCTGTCCCGTGCCCGCACGCGGCTGCGGGAACTGACCGCCCGTGAGATGCGCTCCGCCACGGCCCGCCCGGCCGCCGCGCCCTGA
- a CDS encoding ester cyclase has product MAADNETFVRDLFRAWNDRDYDAIAGSVAADCTLIEEGSGRKLKGPQEFTQLAKAMFDAMPDGRFTLDHLTAQGDTVVVEYTGEGTQTGDLTLHAGTLPATGRHVTVHACDIYEVKDGKIQQGRAYLDTGAIMSQLGLTEQLQT; this is encoded by the coding sequence ATGGCCGCCGACAACGAGACCTTCGTGCGCGACCTCTTCCGGGCCTGGAACGACCGCGACTACGACGCCATAGCCGGGTCCGTCGCGGCGGACTGCACCCTGATCGAGGAGGGCAGCGGACGGAAGCTGAAGGGCCCGCAGGAGTTCACCCAGCTCGCCAAGGCCATGTTCGACGCGATGCCGGACGGCAGGTTCACCCTCGACCACCTCACGGCCCAGGGGGACACGGTGGTCGTCGAGTACACCGGCGAGGGAACCCAGACCGGCGACCTGACCCTGCACGCGGGCACCCTCCCCGCCACGGGCCGCCACGTCACGGTGCACGCCTGCGACATCTACGAGGTCAAGGACGGCAAGATCCAGCAAGGCCGCGCCTACCTGGACACCGGCGCGATCATGAGCCAACTCGGCCTGACCGAACAACTCCAGACCTGA
- a CDS encoding DUF4253 domain-containing protein: MEVRWDLPPGRMVTADEGDGEVQPLWVSDGPATAGLWTRLRAEHARTGLWPLLLVPDPYDGEFRPWVSGALTHAPFSWAREVFPERMSSPASHDPAGLLAQWWTTYTTVDEEDDIVDNDEHLAVTAPFGKTWPGPAPSRETMTDPGQLAAEFATAFLGDGPLARLGLVAAASGAEALTAVGWAGPCNYDPDTAKFSAVVRDWEHRFGARVVAVGFSTLHLSVASPPADGREALLVAAEHFAFCPDNIWQGSSPYTLAAYAERITGAHRWDFWWD; the protein is encoded by the coding sequence ATGGAAGTCCGATGGGATCTCCCGCCCGGTCGGATGGTCACGGCCGATGAGGGCGACGGAGAGGTGCAGCCGCTGTGGGTCAGTGACGGGCCGGCGACGGCCGGGCTGTGGACGCGGTTGCGTGCCGAGCACGCTCGTACCGGTCTGTGGCCGCTGCTGCTCGTTCCGGATCCGTACGACGGCGAGTTCCGCCCGTGGGTGTCCGGAGCCCTGACCCACGCGCCCTTCTCGTGGGCGCGGGAGGTCTTCCCCGAGCGGATGTCCTCCCCGGCAAGCCACGACCCTGCGGGCCTCCTCGCACAGTGGTGGACGACCTACACGACCGTCGACGAAGAAGACGACATCGTCGACAACGATGAGCACCTCGCCGTCACCGCCCCGTTCGGAAAGACCTGGCCCGGCCCCGCGCCCAGCCGGGAGACGATGACGGACCCCGGCCAGCTGGCTGCCGAGTTCGCGACGGCCTTCCTCGGCGACGGCCCGCTTGCGCGTCTCGGGTTGGTCGCGGCGGCATCGGGTGCCGAGGCGCTGACGGCCGTGGGCTGGGCTGGACCCTGCAACTACGACCCGGACACCGCGAAGTTCTCCGCCGTCGTCCGCGACTGGGAGCACCGGTTCGGCGCCCGGGTCGTCGCAGTCGGCTTTTCCACGCTGCACCTCAGCGTCGCCTCGCCGCCAGCCGACGGCCGCGAAGCTCTCCTGGTCGCGGCCGAGCACTTCGCCTTCTGCCCGGACAACATCTGGCAGGGCAGCAGCCCGTACACACTGGCCGCTTACGCCGAGCGGATCACCGGCGCCCATCGCTGGGACTTCTGGTGGGACTGA
- a CDS encoding CU044_5270 family protein: MTTSPRGRSPHSSEESERLDLTALLPPPSVPDLDPHRGLLLKEALLREAAASEASRARPARAPRPPRWRLARVLGPALACTVAVGGVVVVNLPDSAGPGAGTARGGAPAGPAAPGTPEAARLLDRIALAAAEQKQPAVRANQFVYVESRVAYAAQSAGGGPASLAPAHRRQVWLSSDGSRPGLLREEGRPDSVLGGDAPVQHLDGPGATPRPGTLSDGRPSVGDPTHAYVASLPTDPDTLLALIREETGGGQDPDQRAFDAIGGLLAETWAPPEVGAALYRAAARIPGVTVVDGARDAAGREGVAVARTAHGRQTQWVFDRVTYAFLGERTVLTEAGDAGPAGTVVGTSAVLARAAVDRAGEVPGAGEGPGRR; this comes from the coding sequence GTGACCACCAGCCCCCGCGGCCGCTCCCCCCACTCCTCCGAGGAGAGCGAACGCCTCGACCTCACCGCCCTGCTGCCCCCGCCGTCCGTGCCCGACCTCGACCCCCACCGCGGGCTGCTCCTCAAGGAGGCGCTGCTCCGCGAGGCCGCCGCCTCCGAGGCGTCCCGCGCACGCCCCGCGCGGGCCCCGCGCCCGCCGCGGTGGCGGCTGGCCCGCGTGCTGGGCCCGGCCCTCGCCTGCACCGTGGCGGTCGGCGGCGTGGTGGTGGTGAACCTCCCCGACTCCGCCGGGCCCGGTGCCGGCACCGCGCGGGGCGGTGCCCCCGCCGGCCCCGCCGCTCCCGGAACGCCCGAGGCGGCGCGGCTCCTCGACCGCATCGCCCTCGCCGCCGCCGAGCAGAAGCAACCGGCGGTCCGCGCAAACCAGTTCGTGTACGTCGAGAGCCGCGTCGCCTACGCCGCCCAGAGCGCGGGAGGGGGCCCCGCCTCCCTGGCGCCCGCGCACCGGCGGCAGGTGTGGCTGTCCTCCGACGGCAGCCGCCCCGGCCTGCTCCGCGAGGAGGGCAGGCCCGACAGCGTCCTCGGCGGCGACGCGCCGGTCCAGCACCTCGACGGGCCGGGGGCGACGCCCCGTCCGGGCACCCTGTCGGACGGCCGGCCCTCGGTCGGCGACCCCACCCACGCGTACGTGGCGTCGCTGCCCACCGACCCGGACACCCTGCTGGCGCTGATCCGCGAGGAGACCGGCGGGGGCCAGGACCCGGACCAGCGGGCGTTCGACGCGATCGGCGGGCTGCTGGCGGAGACCTGGGCGCCGCCGGAGGTCGGTGCCGCGCTGTACCGGGCCGCCGCCAGGATTCCCGGCGTGACGGTGGTGGACGGGGCCCGCGACGCCGCCGGGCGCGAGGGTGTCGCGGTCGCCCGCACGGCGCACGGCCGGCAGACGCAGTGGGTCTTCGACCGGGTGACGTACGCGTTCCTCGGTGAGCGCACCGTGCTCACGGAGGCCGGCGACGCGGGCCCGGCCGGTACCGTCGTCGGCACCTCGGCGGTGCTCGCCAGGGCCGCCGTCGACCGTGCCGGGGAGGTTCCCGGTGCGGGGGAGGGGCCTGGGCGGCGGTGA
- a CDS encoding FG-GAP-like repeat-containing protein: MAFHRTGRAQTRARRLASCTALALASGLLLTGTAGTASAADGDGAPAPGRTLTERTAPADERPEGKFPAKRSRMSTGTAQNQATGAPTRYDFTGDGESDLLYRWMDGSYYLWRSEAPAEQDTEFSLYGSYGEKLKDVIPVGDITGDGTADLLTLSPYGTLAFRETYFGGSGAADPSWTGSGWNIYNKVLSIGDVTGDAKVDVLARTHDGDLFLYRGTGNPGAPLQARTKVGSGWHIYDQIVGVNDANGDGLGDLYARTPGGDLFFYAGSGNAAAPLKARVKVGTSWHTYNQLASIDDITGDGRPELLGRTMGGALYFYETDAFTGRPTARYTLGTAGWNTAELMAPSGGNPQTGKDRILGLDRQGTLYAYYSRNNGTLTARDQWSDIGGWSGARVHFPSSLNADGYADLLEVYDGTLYNYLDSGAYPLGRGWGAFNVLTGPGDLSGDGKGDLLARTSGGALYLYKGNGQGTGFAGRTSVGTGWGAYNALVGAGDITGDGRADLLARTPGGTLYLYPGTGNASAPFKARVKVGTGWQAYTKLVAPGDITGDGRADLLAVTSGGTLYRYITTHTGTANPFTTRTNMGTGWNTYTQLH, translated from the coding sequence ATGGCATTCCACCGCACGGGCCGCGCGCAGACGCGTGCCCGCCGACTCGCCTCGTGCACCGCGCTCGCCCTCGCGTCCGGCCTGCTGCTCACCGGCACGGCCGGCACGGCGTCCGCGGCCGACGGCGACGGCGCACCGGCGCCGGGGCGCACGCTGACCGAGCGCACCGCACCGGCCGACGAGCGGCCCGAGGGCAAGTTCCCGGCGAAGCGCAGCCGCATGTCGACGGGCACCGCGCAGAACCAGGCGACCGGCGCGCCGACCCGCTACGACTTCACCGGCGACGGCGAGAGCGACCTGCTGTACCGCTGGATGGACGGCAGCTACTACCTGTGGCGGTCCGAGGCCCCGGCCGAGCAGGACACCGAGTTCAGCCTGTACGGGTCCTACGGCGAGAAGCTCAAGGACGTCATCCCGGTCGGCGACATCACCGGCGACGGCACGGCCGACCTGCTCACCCTGTCCCCGTACGGCACGCTCGCGTTCCGCGAGACGTACTTCGGGGGCAGCGGCGCCGCCGACCCGTCCTGGACCGGCAGCGGCTGGAACATCTACAACAAGGTCCTGTCGATCGGCGACGTGACCGGCGACGCCAAGGTCGACGTGCTGGCCCGCACGCACGACGGCGACCTGTTCCTCTACCGGGGCACGGGCAACCCCGGCGCCCCGCTCCAGGCCCGCACGAAGGTCGGCTCGGGCTGGCACATCTACGACCAGATCGTCGGGGTGAACGACGCCAACGGCGACGGCCTCGGCGACCTGTACGCCCGCACGCCCGGCGGCGACCTGTTCTTCTACGCGGGCAGCGGCAACGCCGCCGCCCCGTTGAAGGCGCGCGTGAAGGTCGGCACGAGCTGGCACACCTACAACCAGCTCGCCAGCATCGACGACATCACCGGCGACGGCCGCCCCGAGCTGCTCGGCCGCACGATGGGCGGCGCCCTGTACTTCTACGAGACGGACGCTTTCACGGGCCGCCCCACCGCGCGCTACACGCTCGGCACCGCCGGCTGGAACACCGCGGAGCTCATGGCGCCGTCCGGCGGCAACCCGCAGACCGGCAAGGACAGGATCCTCGGCCTCGACCGGCAGGGCACGCTGTACGCGTACTACTCCCGCAACAACGGCACGCTGACCGCGCGCGACCAGTGGAGCGACATCGGGGGCTGGAGCGGCGCCCGGGTCCACTTCCCCAGCTCCCTGAACGCCGACGGGTACGCCGACCTCCTGGAGGTCTACGACGGCACCCTGTACAACTACCTCGACAGCGGCGCGTACCCGCTCGGCCGCGGCTGGGGGGCCTTCAACGTCCTGACCGGCCCCGGCGACCTGAGCGGCGACGGCAAGGGCGACCTGCTGGCCCGCACCTCGGGCGGCGCCCTGTACCTGTACAAGGGCAACGGCCAGGGCACCGGCTTCGCCGGCCGCACCAGCGTCGGCACCGGCTGGGGCGCGTACAACGCCCTCGTCGGCGCGGGCGACATCACCGGCGACGGACGCGCGGACCTGCTGGCCCGCACGCCGGGCGGGACGCTGTACCTGTACCCGGGCACGGGCAACGCGAGCGCCCCGTTCAAGGCCCGCGTGAAGGTCGGCACGGGCTGGCAGGCGTACACGAAGCTGGTCGCCCCCGGCGACATCACCGGCGACGGCCGCGCCGACCTCCTGGCGGTCACGTCGGGCGGCACGCTGTACCGCTACATCACCACCCACACGGGAACGGCGAACCCCTTCACCACCCGTACGAACATGGGCACCGGCTGGAACACCTACACCCAGCTCCACTGA